In a genomic window of Curtobacterium flaccumfaciens pv. betae:
- the infB gene encoding translation initiation factor IF-2 gives MAKPRVHEIASELGVDSKTALEKLKELGEFVRGASSSIEPPVARKLRAALQADGAPAAKPAASASAPSAPAKASAPKSSAPKPGGPRPGPVRPAPAPEPEAPAAPAADVPAPAAPKSVAQRQAEAEAAQKARAEKQAAEQQAAEAGGTTDAAPKSDAVKPGTSPKAPAAAGPKPGGPKPGARPGNNPYSSNQGMGSRPPRPGNNPYSSNQGMGQRPAAGAAGGGGIPRPQPPRPGTPRPGAPRPGGPGQGNRPNGFGQRPGQGGGRGGPGARPGAGGGAGGGFPRPAFSGPRPAGGGGRGRGPGGGTAGAFGRGGGKSRARKSKRTKRAEYEMRQAPSLGGVQVPRGDGNTVVRLRRGASISDFADKIDAMPGNLVTVLFHLGEMATATESLDEATFEVLGDELGYKIQIVSPEDEDKELLEGFDIDLDAELEDEDDDVLQQRPPVVTVMGHVDHGKTRLLDAIRNSKVVEGEAGGITQHIGAYQIVAQHEGIDRPITFIDTPGHEAFTAMRARGAQVTDIAILVVAADDGIMPQTIEALNHAQSAGVPIVVAVNKIDKEGANPAKVRQQLTEYNLVAEEYGGDVMFVDVSARQNIGIQELLDAVLLTADAGLDLRANPDKDARGVAIEARLDKGRGAVATVLIQSGTLHVGDAIVAGTAYGRVRAMTDENGVAVKAATPSRPVQVQGLSSVPRAGDTFLVTEEDRTARQIAEKREAAERNALLAKSRKRISLEDFTRALEEGKVESLNLIIKGDVSGAVEALEQSLLDIEVDDSVQLRILHRGVGAITESDIDLATIDNAIVIGFNVRPDVKARERAAREGIDVRFYSVIYNALDDIEQSLKGMLKPEYEEVQSGVAEIREVFRSSKFGNIAGVIVRSGTITRNAKARVIREGVVIADGLAIESLRRFKDDVTEVRTDFEAGIGLGKFNDIQIGDEVETTELVEKPRD, from the coding sequence GTGGCTAAACCACGCGTACACGAGATCGCAAGCGAACTCGGCGTCGACAGCAAGACCGCACTCGAGAAGCTCAAGGAGCTCGGCGAGTTCGTCCGGGGTGCCAGCTCGAGCATCGAGCCCCCCGTGGCACGGAAGCTCCGTGCCGCCCTCCAGGCAGACGGCGCCCCCGCGGCGAAGCCCGCCGCCTCGGCCTCCGCGCCGAGCGCACCCGCCAAGGCCAGCGCGCCGAAGTCGAGTGCACCCAAGCCCGGCGGCCCCCGTCCGGGTCCGGTCCGTCCGGCACCGGCTCCCGAGCCCGAGGCCCCGGCAGCACCCGCTGCCGACGTGCCCGCGCCGGCCGCACCGAAGTCCGTCGCCCAGCGACAGGCCGAGGCCGAGGCAGCGCAGAAGGCCCGCGCCGAGAAGCAGGCCGCTGAGCAGCAGGCCGCCGAGGCTGGCGGGACGACCGACGCGGCGCCGAAGTCCGACGCCGTGAAGCCGGGCACCAGCCCGAAGGCTCCCGCGGCCGCCGGTCCGAAGCCGGGTGGCCCCAAGCCCGGTGCACGTCCGGGCAACAACCCGTACTCGTCGAACCAGGGCATGGGCTCGCGCCCGCCGCGCCCCGGCAACAACCCGTACTCGTCCAACCAGGGCATGGGCCAGCGGCCGGCCGCCGGCGCAGCCGGTGGCGGTGGCATCCCGCGTCCGCAGCCCCCGCGTCCGGGCACGCCCCGTCCGGGTGCTCCGCGTCCGGGTGGTCCCGGTCAGGGCAACCGTCCCAACGGCTTCGGGCAGCGCCCGGGCCAGGGTGGTGGCCGTGGCGGCCCCGGTGCCCGTCCGGGTGCCGGCGGCGGTGCCGGTGGCGGCTTCCCGCGTCCGGCCTTCAGCGGCCCGCGTCCCGCCGGTGGCGGTGGCCGTGGTCGTGGCCCCGGTGGTGGTACCGCCGGTGCGTTCGGTCGCGGTGGCGGCAAGAGCCGTGCCCGCAAGTCGAAGCGGACGAAGCGCGCCGAGTACGAGATGCGTCAGGCACCGTCGCTCGGCGGTGTGCAGGTCCCTCGCGGCGACGGCAACACGGTCGTCCGACTCCGTCGTGGTGCGAGCATCTCGGACTTCGCGGACAAGATCGACGCCATGCCCGGCAACCTCGTGACGGTGCTGTTCCACCTCGGTGAGATGGCGACCGCGACCGAGTCGCTGGACGAGGCCACGTTCGAGGTCCTCGGTGACGAGCTGGGCTACAAGATCCAGATCGTCTCGCCCGAGGACGAGGACAAGGAGCTCCTCGAGGGCTTCGACATCGACCTCGACGCAGAACTCGAGGACGAAGACGACGACGTGCTGCAGCAGCGGCCGCCGGTGGTCACCGTCATGGGTCACGTCGACCACGGCAAGACCCGCCTCCTGGACGCGATCCGCAACTCGAAGGTCGTCGAGGGCGAGGCCGGTGGCATCACCCAGCACATCGGTGCGTACCAGATCGTCGCGCAGCACGAGGGCATCGACCGCCCGATCACCTTCATCGACACCCCGGGTCACGAGGCCTTCACGGCCATGCGTGCTCGTGGTGCCCAGGTGACGGACATCGCGATCCTCGTGGTCGCGGCGGACGACGGCATCATGCCCCAGACCATCGAGGCGTTGAACCACGCGCAGTCGGCCGGTGTGCCGATCGTCGTCGCGGTCAACAAGATCGACAAGGAAGGCGCGAACCCCGCCAAGGTCCGCCAGCAGCTCACCGAGTACAACCTGGTGGCCGAGGAGTACGGCGGCGACGTCATGTTCGTCGACGTGTCGGCGCGGCAGAACATCGGCATCCAGGAGCTCCTGGACGCCGTGCTGCTCACCGCGGACGCCGGTCTCGACCTGCGTGCGAACCCCGACAAGGACGCCCGTGGTGTCGCGATCGAGGCCCGGCTCGACAAGGGTCGCGGTGCAGTCGCCACGGTCCTCATCCAGTCCGGCACGCTCCACGTCGGTGACGCCATCGTGGCGGGCACGGCCTACGGCCGAGTCCGTGCGATGACGGACGAGAACGGGGTCGCGGTCAAGGCCGCGACGCCGAGCCGCCCGGTCCAGGTGCAGGGTCTGTCGTCGGTGCCCCGCGCCGGTGACACCTTCCTCGTCACCGAAGAGGACCGCACGGCTCGTCAGATCGCCGAGAAGCGTGAAGCCGCCGAGCGCAACGCCCTGCTGGCGAAGTCGCGCAAGCGCATCTCGCTCGAGGACTTCACCCGTGCGCTCGAAGAGGGCAAGGTCGAGTCGCTCAACCTCATCATCAAGGGTGACGTCTCCGGTGCCGTCGAGGCACTCGAGCAGTCGCTCCTGGACATCGAGGTCGACGACAGCGTTCAGCTCCGCATCCTGCACCGCGGTGTCGGTGCGATCACGGAGTCGGACATCGACCTGGCCACGATCGACAACGCCATCGTCATCGGCTTCAACGTCCGTCCGGACGTCAAGGCCCGTGAACGTGCGGCGCGTGAAGGCATCGACGTGCGCTTCTACTCGGTCATCTACAACGCACTCGACGACATCGAGCAGTCCCTCAAGGGCATGCTCAAGCCCGAGTACGAAGAGGTCCAGTCGGGCGTCGCCGAGATCCGCGAGGTGTTCCGTTCCTCGAAGTTCGGCAACATCGCGGGTGTCATCGTCCGCTCCGGCACGATCACGCGCAACGCCAAGGCGCGCGTCATCCGCGAAGGTGTGGTGATCGCCGATGGCCTGGCCATCGAGTCGCTGCGTCGCTTCAAGGACGACGTGACCGAGGTCCGCACGGACTTCGAAGCCGGTATCGGTCTGGGCAAGTTCAACGACATCCAGATCGGCGACGAGGTCGAGACGACCGAACTCGTCGAGAAGCCGCGCGACTGA
- a CDS encoding YlxR family protein — MVPVRTCIGSRRRASRSSLLRVVALSDGRVVADPKAVMPGRGAWLTPTVDAYDLAVKRRAFRRALRLDRDPDTSAVLDHIVGLPQEPAERPDMTEQAERLMDN, encoded by the coding sequence GTGGTTCCCGTCAGAACGTGCATCGGCAGTCGTCGTCGCGCTTCCCGATCCTCCCTCCTCCGAGTCGTCGCCCTGAGCGACGGTCGTGTCGTGGCGGATCCGAAGGCAGTCATGCCGGGGCGGGGAGCATGGCTCACACCGACCGTCGATGCCTACGATCTGGCCGTCAAGCGCAGGGCTTTCCGCCGTGCGCTCCGGTTGGATCGCGATCCCGACACGTCCGCGGTGCTCGACCACATCGTCGGTCTCCCACAGGAACCGGCCGAGCGCCCGGACATGACAGAACAGGCTGAACGGCTTATGGACAACTGA
- the nusA gene encoding transcription termination factor NusA, producing MKIDLAVLRLMEREREIPFDELVQIIESAILTAYQKHADENGEPAHAQSRVELDRKSGEVSVYVPELDDEGTVIGEAVDQPSDFGRIAAFAAKQVINQRLRDIGDDKILGEFRGKEGDIVAGVVQQGPNPKMVHVDLGTIEAILPPEEQVPGEPYTHGSRIRVYVTSVARGNKGPQIIVSRTHPGLVRKLFALEVPEIASGVVEITSLAREAGHRTKIAVKANEPGVNAKGACIGELGARVRAVTNELGAEKIDIVDYSSDLASFVASALSPAKVTSAFVLDASTKAVRALVPDYQLSLAIGKEGQNARLAAKLTGARIDIQPDSILDGED from the coding sequence GTGAAGATCGATCTCGCAGTCCTGCGACTCATGGAGCGCGAGCGGGAGATCCCGTTCGACGAGCTCGTCCAGATCATCGAATCTGCCATCCTGACCGCCTACCAGAAGCACGCCGACGAGAACGGCGAGCCGGCCCACGCGCAGTCGCGTGTGGAGCTCGACCGCAAGTCCGGCGAGGTCAGCGTCTACGTCCCCGAGCTCGACGACGAGGGCACCGTCATCGGTGAAGCCGTCGACCAGCCGAGCGACTTCGGTCGCATCGCGGCCTTCGCGGCGAAGCAGGTCATCAACCAGCGCCTGCGCGACATCGGCGACGACAAGATCCTCGGCGAGTTCCGCGGCAAGGAAGGCGACATCGTCGCGGGCGTGGTCCAGCAGGGCCCGAACCCGAAGATGGTACACGTCGACCTCGGCACGATCGAGGCGATCCTGCCGCCCGAAGAGCAGGTGCCGGGGGAGCCCTACACGCACGGCTCCCGCATCCGCGTCTACGTGACGAGCGTGGCCCGTGGCAACAAGGGCCCGCAGATCATCGTGTCGCGCACGCACCCAGGCCTGGTCCGGAAGCTCTTCGCGCTCGAGGTCCCGGAGATCGCGTCCGGTGTCGTCGAGATCACCTCGCTCGCCCGCGAGGCCGGACACCGCACGAAGATCGCCGTCAAGGCGAACGAGCCCGGTGTGAACGCGAAGGGTGCCTGCATCGGTGAGCTCGGCGCACGTGTCCGGGCCGTCACGAACGAGCTCGGTGCCGAGAAGATCGACATCGTCGACTACTCGTCCGACCTGGCGTCGTTCGTCGCGAGCGCCCTGTCGCCCGCCAAGGTGACGAGCGCATTCGTGCTCGATGCCTCGACGAAGGCCGTCCGCGCGCTCGTGCCGGACTACCAGCTGTCGCTCGCGATCGGCAAGGAAGGGCAGAACGCCCGCCTGGCCGCGAAGCTCACCGGTGCCCGCATCGACATCCAGCCGGACTCCATCCTGGACGGCGAGGACTAG
- a CDS encoding proline--tRNA ligase, whose protein sequence is MVTRLSHLFLRTLRDDPSDAEVTSHKLLVRAGYVRRQSPGIFAWLPLGLRVRAKIEAIIRDEMVAAGAQEVLLPALLPREPYEATNRWTEYGDGMFRLQDRKGSDYLLAPTHEEMFALLVKDLYSSYKDLPVTLFQIQDKYRDEARPRAGLLRGREFTMKDAYSFDLTDEGLERSYQVMRDAYEKIFARLGLDYVIVKADAGAMGGSKSEEFLHPIGVGEDTFVRSAGGYAANVEAYVTPVPESLPIEGQPEPVLLPASDTPTIDTLVAHANQVAPREGAPWTAADTLKNVVLALTHLDGTREVVVVGLPGDRDVDLKRAEVSFAPAEVEAAGDDDFKKHRGLVKGYIGPQVLGADSATGLRYFVDPRVVDGTSWITGANERGVHVSGLVAGRDFVADGVVEVSDVRAGDPSPDGSGPLETARGMEIGHVFQLGRKYAEALGLKVQDENGKLATVTMGSYGIGVTRILAILAESHNDEKGLVWPKNVAPFDVHIVATGRDQVAYELASSVVAELEGERFDVLYDDRPKVSPGVKLRDAELLGIPIVVVAGRGAAEGVVELWDRATGDRRDVPVADLLDAVRAI, encoded by the coding sequence GTGGTCACACGGCTTTCGCATCTGTTCCTCCGTACGCTCCGCGACGACCCCTCCGACGCCGAGGTGACGAGCCACAAGCTGCTCGTCCGCGCCGGGTACGTCCGTCGCCAGTCCCCGGGGATCTTCGCCTGGCTGCCGCTCGGACTCCGGGTGCGCGCCAAGATCGAGGCGATCATCCGCGACGAGATGGTCGCCGCCGGCGCGCAGGAGGTCCTGCTGCCGGCGCTGCTGCCGCGTGAGCCGTACGAGGCGACGAACCGCTGGACCGAGTACGGCGACGGCATGTTCCGCCTGCAGGACCGCAAGGGCTCCGACTACCTGCTCGCCCCCACGCACGAGGAGATGTTCGCGCTCCTGGTGAAGGACCTGTACTCGTCGTACAAGGACCTGCCGGTGACGCTGTTCCAGATCCAGGACAAGTACCGCGACGAGGCCCGGCCCCGCGCCGGACTCCTGCGCGGCCGCGAGTTCACCATGAAGGACGCGTACTCGTTCGACCTCACCGACGAGGGCCTCGAGCGCAGCTACCAGGTCATGCGCGACGCGTACGAGAAGATCTTCGCCCGCCTCGGCCTCGACTACGTCATCGTCAAGGCCGACGCCGGCGCGATGGGGGGCTCCAAGTCGGAAGAGTTCCTGCACCCGATCGGCGTCGGCGAGGACACCTTCGTCCGCAGCGCCGGCGGCTACGCGGCCAACGTCGAGGCCTACGTCACCCCCGTTCCCGAGTCGCTGCCGATCGAGGGTCAGCCCGAGCCCGTGCTGCTGCCGGCGTCGGACACCCCGACGATCGACACGCTCGTCGCCCACGCGAACCAGGTCGCGCCGCGCGAGGGCGCCCCGTGGACCGCGGCCGACACGCTGAAGAACGTCGTCCTCGCGCTCACCCACCTCGACGGCACTCGTGAGGTCGTGGTCGTCGGCCTGCCCGGTGACCGCGACGTCGACCTGAAGCGCGCCGAGGTGTCGTTCGCCCCGGCCGAGGTCGAGGCCGCCGGCGACGACGACTTCAAGAAGCACCGGGGCCTGGTGAAGGGCTACATCGGCCCGCAGGTCCTCGGCGCCGACAGCGCCACCGGCCTCCGCTACTTCGTCGACCCCCGTGTGGTCGACGGCACGAGCTGGATCACCGGCGCCAACGAGCGCGGCGTGCACGTCTCCGGCCTCGTCGCCGGCCGTGACTTCGTGGCCGACGGTGTCGTCGAGGTCTCCGACGTCCGCGCCGGTGACCCGTCCCCGGACGGCTCCGGCCCGCTCGAGACCGCGCGCGGCATGGAGATCGGGCACGTGTTCCAGCTCGGTCGGAAGTACGCCGAGGCGCTCGGTCTCAAGGTGCAGGACGAGAACGGCAAGCTCGCCACGGTCACGATGGGCTCGTACGGCATCGGCGTGACCCGCATCCTCGCGATCCTGGCCGAGTCCCACAACGACGAGAAGGGCCTGGTCTGGCCGAAGAACGTCGCGCCGTTCGACGTGCACATCGTCGCCACCGGCCGTGACCAGGTCGCCTACGAGCTGGCGTCCTCCGTCGTCGCCGAGCTCGAGGGCGAGCGGTTCGACGTGCTGTACGACGACCGCCCGAAGGTGTCGCCCGGCGTGAAGCTCCGCGATGCCGAGCTGCTCGGCATACCGATCGTCGTCGTCGCCGGCCGCGGCGCCGCCGAGGGCGTCGTCGAGCTGTGGGACCGGGCGACGGGCGACCGCCGCGACGTGCCGGTGGCCGACCTGCTCGACGCGGTCCGCGCGATCTAG